A part of Amycolatopsis lurida genomic DNA contains:
- a CDS encoding sensor histidine kinase, giving the protein MSKMGFPGPNEDDGGAAVPNEDTAGVGGAPARDTGDGPGGKAGSFLGLRNWRLRSKLAAILIIPTLTALALGTLRVIDDSGEAARFQDTADQVAFADKITLVVHELQSERALAVAKIASGDPSRQNGLDAQIAKVDRAIDDLRASANQINPDDQDTRDRYSRGLQRLDALRPLRGAMNTSLLGDTPVLIAYSGILDSLVQLGREVTTAVANRDVLRLGVTVQAISESKEFIARGDAALLIASFRSGFPGDLFDQARSAVASGDASTAAFVANASPEQRQLYSDTFSGPEVDDRRRITTMAFSLHQQNEPPSIDNVALGNDSRVALDKLRAVETNLLGQLRAQADGLATDAINSAWIGGAIVLLALLAALFLMLVIARLMLRPLRVLRKTALDVAYTRLPETVQAILDDPDPVNASKRSVEPVPVTSRDEIGEVARSFDVVHEQAVKMAAEQALLRENVNGIFVNLSRRSQRLVERQLGVIDRLEADEQDPDHLASLFELDHLATRLRRNGESLLVLSGAGLAKSVPKPVPAADVIGAAVSEIEQYARIEIGIVPEVAVQGLTIHDLVHVLAELLDNATYFSEPETKVTVRAVITRKKALAIQVTDHGVGMTEERLAEVNQRLADPPDLDVSVTRRMGLYVVARLARRHGIEVRLRENEDIEGGVIARVVVPAELLTQMRPGVRNTPPPANRSETSMPSMPSVSDMSTSLPNIPASDRGLEMTPPPPSKPPASQPVAQQGGLVPLDQPISLDDLVAGKNAAGPFLSPAKPAEETPAWPTAEDISPTNGDGASSGTETQFASLVLPKREPKYTPVEPQNKPEEHSDAGKSALDDDVPTRRLPIYQSVLSRWFSEGDEAGGDSPTTYTEPVESDASAQTRNGGAEGEEPAAEDTSGEALPTRTPRSVPPETVLQDNGWRSASDDGWQAAQVLYEDRNDEITPAGLPKRVPNQYLVPGSIGGNEPKKEDSFADKTSGMPGTGAIARSATAARSRMASFQQGYKSGRHALKERPIDALDDNGVPVTGGDAGSPADDSSKE; this is encoded by the coding sequence ATGTCCAAAATGGGCTTTCCCGGCCCGAATGAAGATGATGGTGGTGCGGCGGTGCCGAACGAAGACACCGCGGGGGTGGGAGGGGCCCCTGCGCGGGATACCGGAGACGGTCCTGGTGGGAAGGCCGGGTCGTTCCTGGGCCTGCGTAACTGGCGTCTGCGATCGAAGCTCGCGGCCATTCTGATCATTCCGACGCTGACGGCGCTCGCGCTCGGCACGCTGCGCGTGATCGACGACAGCGGCGAGGCGGCGAGGTTCCAGGACACCGCCGACCAGGTCGCGTTCGCCGACAAGATCACGCTCGTGGTGCACGAGCTTCAGAGCGAACGCGCGCTCGCCGTCGCCAAGATCGCCTCCGGTGACCCGTCGCGCCAGAACGGTCTCGACGCACAGATCGCCAAGGTCGACCGCGCCATCGACGATCTGCGGGCCTCGGCGAACCAGATCAACCCGGACGATCAGGACACCAGGGACCGCTACTCGCGTGGTCTGCAGCGGCTCGACGCCTTGCGCCCGCTGCGCGGCGCGATGAACACCTCGCTCCTGGGCGACACGCCGGTCCTCATCGCCTACTCCGGCATCCTCGACTCGCTGGTCCAGCTCGGCCGTGAGGTGACCACCGCGGTGGCCAACCGCGACGTGCTCCGGCTCGGTGTCACCGTGCAGGCCATCAGTGAGAGCAAGGAGTTCATCGCCCGCGGTGACGCGGCGCTGCTGATCGCCTCCTTCCGCTCCGGGTTCCCCGGCGACCTGTTCGACCAGGCCCGCTCGGCGGTCGCGAGCGGCGACGCCTCGACGGCGGCCTTCGTCGCCAACGCCAGCCCCGAGCAGCGGCAGCTCTACTCGGACACCTTCTCCGGCCCCGAGGTCGACGACCGCCGCCGGATCACCACGATGGCGTTCTCGCTGCACCAGCAGAACGAGCCGCCGTCGATCGACAACGTCGCCCTCGGCAACGACAGCCGGGTCGCGCTGGACAAGCTGCGCGCGGTCGAGACCAACCTCCTCGGCCAGCTGCGGGCACAGGCCGACGGCCTGGCCACCGACGCGATCAACTCGGCCTGGATCGGTGGCGCGATCGTGCTGCTGGCCCTGCTCGCGGCGCTGTTCTTGATGCTCGTCATCGCCCGCTTGATGCTCCGCCCGCTGCGGGTGCTGCGGAAGACGGCGCTCGACGTCGCGTACACACGACTGCCGGAAACCGTGCAAGCCATCCTCGACGACCCGGACCCGGTCAACGCCTCGAAGCGGTCGGTCGAGCCGGTGCCCGTCACTTCGCGTGACGAGATCGGTGAAGTGGCGCGGTCGTTCGACGTCGTCCACGAACAGGCCGTCAAGATGGCCGCCGAACAGGCCCTCCTGCGCGAGAACGTCAACGGCATCTTCGTGAACCTGTCCCGCCGGTCGCAGCGGCTGGTGGAACGCCAGCTCGGCGTCATCGACCGGCTCGAGGCCGACGAGCAGGACCCGGACCACTTGGCCAGCCTGTTCGAACTCGACCACCTCGCCACGCGGCTGCGCCGCAACGGTGAAAGCCTCCTGGTGCTCTCGGGCGCCGGTCTCGCGAAGTCGGTGCCCAAGCCGGTGCCCGCCGCCGACGTCATCGGCGCCGCGGTCTCGGAGATCGAGCAGTACGCCCGGATCGAGATCGGGATCGTCCCCGAGGTCGCCGTCCAGGGCCTGACGATCCACGACCTCGTGCACGTGCTCGCGGAACTGCTGGACAACGCCACCTACTTCTCCGAGCCGGAGACGAAGGTGACCGTCCGCGCGGTGATCACCCGCAAGAAGGCGCTCGCCATCCAGGTCACCGACCACGGTGTCGGCATGACCGAGGAGCGCCTCGCCGAGGTCAACCAGCGGCTCGCCGACCCGCCGGACCTGGACGTCTCGGTGACCCGGCGGATGGGCCTGTACGTGGTCGCGCGCCTGGCGCGCCGTCACGGCATCGAGGTCCGGCTCCGGGAGAACGAGGACATCGAGGGTGGCGTGATCGCGCGGGTCGTCGTGCCCGCCGAGCTGCTCACGCAGATGCGGCCCGGCGTGCGCAACACCCCGCCGCCGGCGAACCGCTCGGAAACGTCGATGCCCTCGATGCCGTCGGTGTCCGACATGTCGACCTCGCTGCCGAACATCCCGGCTTCCGACCGCGGCCTGGAGATGACGCCACCGCCGCCGTCGAAGCCCCCGGCTTCGCAACCGGTCGCGCAGCAGGGCGGGCTCGTCCCGCTCGACCAGCCGATCAGCCTCGACGACCTGGTCGCGGGCAAGAACGCGGCCGGGCCGTTCCTCAGCCCCGCGAAGCCTGCCGAGGAGACCCCGGCGTGGCCGACGGCCGAAGACATCTCGCCCACCAACGGCGACGGTGCCTCCAGCGGCACCGAGACACAGTTCGCGTCGCTGGTCCTGCCGAAGCGGGAGCCGAAGTACACCCCGGTCGAGCCGCAGAACAAGCCGGAGGAGCATTCGGACGCCGGCAAGTCGGCGCTCGACGACGACGTGCCCACCCGGCGGCTGCCGATCTACCAGTCGGTGCTCTCGCGCTGGTTCAGCGAAGGCGACGAGGCCGGAGGCGACAGCCCGACCACCTACACCGAGCCGGTCGAGTCCGATGCGTCCGCGCAGACCCGTAACGGTGGTGCCGAAGGGGAGGAACCGGCCGCGGAGGACACTTCCGGAGAGGCATTGCCCACTCGGACGCCGCGGAGTGTTCCGCCGGAGACTGTGCTCCAGGACAATGGCTGGCGCAGCGCGTCGGACGACGGCTGGCAGGCGGCGCAGGTCCTGTACGAAGACCGGAACGACGAGATCACCCCGGCGGGCCTGCCCAAACGGGTGCCGAACCAGTACCTCGTCCCCGGCTCGATCGGCGGGAACGAGCCGAAGAAGGAAGACTCGTTCGCCGACAAGACCTCCGGAATGCCGGGAACGGGTGCGATCGCCCGCTCGGCGACGGCGGCGCGGAGTCGGATGGCAAGCTTCCAGCAGGGCTACAAGTCGGGACGGCACGCGTTGAAGGAACGTCCGATCGACGCGCTGGATGACAACGGCGTTCCGGTGACTGGCGGGGATGCGGGTTCCCCTGCCGATGACAGCAGTAAGGAGTGA
- a CDS encoding roadblock/LC7 domain-containing protein, producing the protein MQPGGPAQPGGQAQGKGHTSSFAWLITDFVHRVPGAAHAVVVSADGLLLASSKGLPKDRADQLAAVASGLTSLARGAAKVFEGGTVAQTVVEMANGFLFLMSVSDGSCLAVLGSPESDIGLVVYEMTLLVERVGQQLTPEMRAQLQGASVRR; encoded by the coding sequence ATGCAGCCGGGTGGTCCGGCGCAGCCTGGCGGCCAGGCGCAGGGTAAAGGACACACGAGCAGCTTTGCCTGGCTGATCACGGATTTCGTGCACCGGGTCCCGGGCGCGGCGCATGCCGTGGTGGTGTCGGCGGACGGTTTGCTGCTGGCCTCGTCGAAGGGACTTCCCAAGGACAGGGCCGATCAGCTGGCCGCCGTCGCGTCGGGGCTCACGAGCCTCGCCCGCGGTGCGGCGAAGGTGTTCGAAGGTGGCACGGTCGCCCAGACGGTGGTCGAGATGGCCAACGGCTTCCTCTTCCTGATGTCGGTGTCCGACGGGTCCTGCCTGGCGGTCCTCGGCTCGCCGGAGAGCGACATCGGCTTGGTCGTCTACGAGATGACCCTGCTGGTGGAACGGGTGGGGCAACAGCTGACACCGGAGATGCGCGCGCAGCTGCAGGGCGCGTCGGTCCGCCGCTGA
- a CDS encoding DUF742 domain-containing protein, with amino-acid sequence MDDGRLRGDGRLGDDFSGGWSERDDGREDWTSFRDRVDREWRSRRAQGSDNDPVSPDEASRWLTDSNAGQGPADFSVSDYRERLLGGPGAELFGGGSGPLYDSGEFAKFSFDKEEERRAAAAADPLAAALPQQAQNEYVDEQYTTDVESSGLVRPYFRTRGRTKPTYDLAIEALISTSEQGRVLDRVRVPEHRSICDLCLDTRSVAEVAALLRLPLGVVRVLIGDVAGLGLVLVHTASQNVGDRPSIEFMERVLSGLRRI; translated from the coding sequence GTGGACGACGGGCGCTTGAGGGGCGATGGCCGGCTCGGTGACGACTTCTCCGGCGGGTGGTCGGAACGTGACGACGGCCGGGAGGACTGGACGTCCTTCCGGGACCGGGTCGACCGCGAATGGCGATCGCGGCGGGCACAGGGGTCGGACAACGACCCCGTGTCCCCGGACGAGGCTTCCCGCTGGCTGACCGATTCGAACGCGGGTCAGGGACCCGCCGATTTCAGCGTTTCGGACTACCGGGAACGCCTCCTCGGCGGCCCCGGGGCGGAACTGTTCGGTGGTGGCAGCGGTCCGCTCTACGATTCCGGCGAATTCGCCAAATTCTCCTTCGACAAGGAGGAGGAGCGCCGGGCGGCGGCCGCCGCCGACCCGCTCGCCGCGGCACTGCCGCAGCAGGCGCAGAACGAGTACGTCGACGAGCAGTACACCACCGACGTCGAATCCTCCGGCCTGGTCCGGCCGTACTTCCGCACGCGGGGACGGACCAAGCCGACGTACGACCTTGCCATCGAGGCGCTGATCTCGACCAGCGAACAGGGACGCGTGCTCGACCGGGTACGCGTCCCCGAACACCGGTCGATCTGCGACCTTTGCCTGGACACCCGGTCCGTCGCCGAAGTCGCGGCGCTGTTGCGCCTGCCGCTCGGCGTGGTCCGGGTGCTGATCGGAGACGTGGCCGGCCTCGGTCTGGTCCTGGTGCACACCGCCAGCCAGAACGTGGGTGACCGGCCGAGTATCGAGTTCATGGAGAGGGTGCTCAGTGGGCTTCGGAGAATTTGA
- a CDS encoding GTP-binding protein, translating to MGFGEFDSDANAPQVTGPTSSAKIVVAGGFGSGKTTLVGAVSEIDPLTTEAMMTEASTGVDDNSATPNKSTTTVAMDFGRISLDSDLVLYVFGTPGQHRFWFMWDDLAVGAIGAVVLVDTRRLADAFPSIDFFENRKLPYVVAINCFDRLLHHQIEDVRHALTISPSVPIMACDARERESAKQVLISVVQHAIAHDSALRAG from the coding sequence GTGGGCTTCGGAGAATTTGACTCCGACGCGAATGCGCCGCAGGTGACCGGACCGACTTCGTCGGCCAAGATCGTGGTCGCTGGCGGATTCGGCTCGGGGAAGACCACGCTGGTCGGAGCGGTTTCGGAGATCGATCCGCTGACCACCGAGGCCATGATGACCGAGGCCAGTACCGGCGTCGACGACAATTCGGCCACCCCGAACAAGTCGACGACGACCGTGGCCATGGACTTCGGCCGGATTTCGCTGGACTCGGACTTGGTGCTGTACGTGTTCGGTACGCCGGGCCAGCACCGGTTCTGGTTCATGTGGGACGACCTCGCGGTCGGCGCCATCGGTGCCGTCGTGCTGGTCGACACGCGGCGGCTCGCCGACGCGTTCCCGTCGATCGACTTCTTCGAGAACCGGAAGCTGCCGTACGTCGTGGCGATCAACTGCTTCGACCGGCTGCTGCACCACCAGATCGAGGACGTCCGGCACGCGCTGACGATCTCCCCGTCCGTGCCGATCATGGCCTGTGACGCCCGGGAACGTGAGTCCGCCAAGCAGGTGTTGATCTCGGTCGTGCAGCACGCCATCGCACACGATTCGGCGTTGCGCGCCGGGTAA
- a CDS encoding roadblock/LC7 domain-containing protein, protein MTASGQQSSFGWLITDFARRVPGAAHAVLVSADGLLLAPSDGLPQERAEQLSAVASGLISLTAGAARCFDAGGVNQTVVEMERGYLFLMSVADGSSLAVLAAPTCDIGTVAYEMTLLVERVGQQITPELRAQLQGGVRG, encoded by the coding sequence GTGACGGCATCCGGGCAGCAAAGCTCGTTCGGCTGGCTCATCACGGATTTCGCGCGCCGGGTTCCCGGCGCGGCGCACGCCGTGCTGGTCTCCGCGGACGGGCTTCTCCTCGCGCCGTCGGACGGACTGCCGCAGGAACGGGCCGAACAACTGTCCGCGGTCGCCTCCGGACTGATCAGCCTCACCGCCGGCGCGGCGCGCTGCTTCGACGCGGGCGGGGTCAACCAGACCGTCGTCGAGATGGAACGCGGCTACCTCTTCCTCATGTCGGTCGCCGACGGCTCGTCGCTCGCCGTGCTGGCCGCGCCGACCTGTGACATCGGCACGGTGGCCTACGAGATGACGCTGCTCGTCGAGCGGGTCGGCCAGCAGATCACGCCCGAGCTGCGTGCGCAGCTCCAGGGCGGCGTACGTGGGTGA
- a CDS encoding DUF742 domain-containing protein, which yields MKITGFTEPEPSGWDSLYQGTEREAFDSPSRFELSSISTVMPRRPAEPPPAPPSMPSPIRQSPPRPAPADVAPASVYLPTSGSRVRPYTRTGGRTRTAHDLALEALVSTTDDGRRYRGVRTPEHRQICDLCLDTRSIAEIAAHLRLPLGVVKVIVGDMADAGLVLIHQTELILGDSSSRAFMERVLQGLRAL from the coding sequence ATGAAGATCACCGGATTCACCGAACCGGAACCGTCCGGCTGGGACTCTCTCTACCAGGGCACCGAACGCGAAGCCTTCGACTCGCCGAGCCGCTTCGAGCTGAGCTCGATCAGCACGGTCATGCCGCGGCGCCCGGCCGAGCCGCCTCCCGCACCCCCGTCGATGCCTTCGCCGATCCGTCAGTCACCGCCGCGTCCCGCGCCCGCTGACGTCGCACCCGCTTCGGTCTACCTGCCGACTTCGGGCTCCCGGGTCCGGCCCTACACCCGCACCGGCGGACGCACCCGCACCGCGCACGACCTGGCGCTGGAGGCGCTGGTGTCGACCACCGACGACGGCCGCCGGTACCGCGGCGTGCGGACACCCGAGCACCGCCAGATCTGCGACCTCTGCCTGGACACCCGATCGATCGCGGAGATCGCCGCGCATCTGCGGCTGCCGCTGGGTGTGGTGAAGGTGATCGTGGGTGACATGGCGGACGCCGGGCTGGTGCTGATCCACCAGACGGAGCTGATCCTCGGCGACTCGTCTTCGCGCGCTTTCATGGAGCGAGTGCTTCAGGGCCTGCGCGCCCTCTGA
- a CDS encoding helicase-associated domain-containing protein, whose amino-acid sequence MPAPSLADWLRQESDDALAALLRTRRDLSTPPPSDTIVLATRAGTPGSVARACEDLDTFTLAVLDALLLAGADTEPVASAEVAKLVGKKIGEPLALLRKRALVWGEDDALRVPPSARDALGPFPAGLGSSSPSLAGTDIEAALAEVGEDERAVLTTLAAGPPIGRTRDAAADIPLERAQNPVQRLLARGLLLRRDDQTVELPREIGIALRGGSVFDPASLREPELPTHPHQSSTVDTTAAGEAMEFLRQTESMLRAWSETPPPVLKSGGLGVRELKKLAKDLDVDETRVTLLAEIAVGAGLVADSEATAPEWVPTTLTDSWLASPTAQRWMTIAQAWLELPRLPGLAGGRDAKDKPIAPLSEDLRRPLAPTSRRRILLALAALPEGAGVKSTDELVAALAWRAPRRGGRLRDETVRWTMAEGAALGLIGLGGLTTATRALLAEDRPGAVEAMIDALPRPVDHVLVQADLTVVAPGPLEAGLAAEMTAVADIESSGHATVYRITETSVRRALDTGRTAGELQQLFSTKSATPVPQSLSYLIDDVARRHGRLRGGAAESFLRCDDASLLAEVMGSPVATEYGLRMIAPTVLISAYPLAEVLDALRAAGFAPAAEGPDGRVMDIRPSGRRLPAKARSARRAPGEPAGLTDDQVGKIVAHVRAGDAASARRRGETVRAPQGGGSGDTSATLALLSQATIERREVWIGFVDSRGTASQRVVRPLRVGGGVLEGTDNERYPLHRITSAALVED is encoded by the coding sequence ATGCCCGCGCCCTCCCTGGCGGACTGGCTGCGCCAGGAGTCCGACGACGCTCTCGCGGCACTGCTGCGCACGCGTCGCGACCTGTCCACGCCGCCCCCGTCCGACACCATCGTGCTCGCCACCCGGGCCGGCACGCCGGGCTCCGTCGCGCGCGCCTGCGAAGACCTCGACACCTTCACGCTCGCCGTCCTCGACGCCCTGCTGCTGGCGGGTGCGGACACCGAGCCGGTCGCCTCGGCCGAGGTCGCGAAGCTCGTGGGCAAGAAGATCGGCGAGCCGCTGGCGCTGTTGCGCAAGCGGGCCCTGGTCTGGGGTGAGGACGACGCGCTGCGCGTCCCGCCGTCGGCTCGCGACGCGCTCGGACCCTTCCCCGCCGGGCTCGGGTCGTCGTCGCCTTCGCTCGCCGGAACGGATATCGAGGCCGCGCTCGCGGAGGTCGGCGAGGACGAACGCGCCGTCCTGACGACGCTGGCGGCCGGGCCGCCGATCGGCCGGACCCGGGACGCGGCGGCCGACATCCCGCTGGAGCGGGCGCAGAACCCGGTCCAGCGCCTGCTCGCGCGCGGCCTGCTGCTGCGCCGGGACGACCAGACCGTCGAGCTGCCGCGGGAGATCGGGATCGCGCTGCGCGGCGGCTCGGTGTTCGACCCGGCGTCGCTGCGCGAACCGGAACTCCCCACGCATCCGCATCAGTCGTCCACAGTGGACACGACGGCGGCGGGCGAGGCGATGGAGTTCTTGCGCCAGACCGAAAGCATGCTTCGCGCATGGTCGGAGACACCGCCGCCGGTGCTGAAATCCGGCGGGCTCGGGGTCCGCGAGCTCAAGAAGCTCGCCAAGGATCTCGACGTCGACGAGACCCGGGTGACCCTGCTCGCGGAGATCGCGGTCGGCGCCGGGCTGGTGGCCGACAGCGAAGCGACCGCGCCGGAATGGGTGCCGACGACGCTCACGGATTCGTGGCTCGCGTCGCCGACCGCGCAGCGCTGGATGACCATCGCGCAGGCCTGGCTCGAACTGCCCCGGCTGCCCGGCCTCGCCGGCGGGCGGGACGCGAAGGACAAGCCGATCGCACCGCTTTCGGAAGACCTGCGCCGTCCTCTGGCGCCCACGTCGCGACGGCGGATCCTCCTCGCCTTGGCCGCGCTTCCCGAGGGCGCGGGTGTGAAGAGCACCGACGAACTGGTCGCCGCGCTCGCCTGGCGCGCGCCGAGGCGGGGCGGGCGGCTGCGGGACGAAACCGTGCGCTGGACGATGGCCGAAGGGGCGGCGCTCGGCCTGATCGGGCTCGGCGGGCTCACCACGGCGACGCGGGCGCTGCTGGCCGAGGACCGGCCAGGAGCGGTCGAGGCGATGATCGACGCGCTGCCGCGTCCGGTGGACCACGTCCTCGTCCAGGCCGACCTGACCGTGGTCGCGCCCGGGCCGCTGGAGGCCGGACTCGCGGCCGAGATGACCGCCGTCGCCGACATCGAATCCTCCGGGCACGCGACCGTCTATCGGATCACCGAGACGTCCGTGCGGCGCGCGCTCGACACCGGGCGGACCGCGGGTGAGCTGCAGCAGCTGTTCTCGACGAAGTCGGCGACGCCGGTGCCCCAGTCGCTGAGTTACCTGATCGACGACGTCGCCCGGCGGCACGGGCGGCTGCGTGGTGGGGCCGCCGAGTCGTTCCTGCGCTGCGACGACGCGTCGCTGCTCGCCGAGGTCATGGGCAGTCCCGTCGCGACCGAGTACGGCTTGCGGATGATCGCGCCGACAGTGCTCATCAGCGCGTACCCGCTCGCCGAAGTCCTCGACGCGCTCCGCGCCGCAGGGTTCGCTCCGGCCGCCGAAGGACCCGACGGACGCGTCATGGACATCAGGCCGTCCGGACGCCGGCTGCCCGCGAAGGCACGTTCCGCGCGTCGCGCGCCTGGCGAGCCCGCCGGGCTGACCGACGACCAGGTCGGCAAGATCGTCGCGCACGTCCGGGCCGGTGACGCCGCTTCGGCGCGCCGCCGGGGCGAGACGGTGCGCGCGCCGCAGGGTGGTGGCTCCGGGGACACGTCCGCGACGCTGGCGCTGCTGTCCCAGGCGACCATCGAGCGGCGCGAGGTGTGGATCGGGTTCGTCGACTCACGCGGGACGGCGAGCCAGCGGGTGGTGCGGCCGCTGCGCGTCGGCGGCGGGGTCCTCGAAGGGACCGACAACGAGCGCTACCCGCTGCACCGGATCACGTCGGCGGCCCTCGTCGAAGACTGA